In the Chroococcidiopsis sp. SAG 2025 genome, one interval contains:
- a CDS encoding sulfate/molybdate ABC transporter ATP-binding protein, with translation MGIVVENVTKQFGSFTAVENVSLEIESGSLVALLGPSGSGKSTLLRLIAGLEMPDSGKILLTGKDATNQSVQDRNIGFVFQHYALFKHMTVRQNVAFGMEIRKATKGKVKGRVEELLELVQLKGLGDRYPSQLSGGQRQRVALARALAVEPKVLLLDEPFGALDAKVRKDLRAWLRRLHDEVHVTTVFVTHDQEEAMEVADEIVVMNKGKVEQVGTPAQIYDHPATAFVMSFIGPVNVLPSTAKIFQGNGFDSAHPEIFLRPQDVAIETEPNGTSVPARVSRIIHLGWEIQAELTLDDGQVVMAHLTRDRFDQLQLEPQQKVYVKPREAKSFPLYYSI, from the coding sequence ATGGGTATTGTTGTAGAAAACGTCACGAAACAGTTTGGCAGTTTTACCGCTGTCGAAAACGTCAGTTTAGAGATTGAAAGTGGTTCATTAGTCGCTTTGTTAGGTCCGTCAGGATCGGGGAAGTCTACGCTTTTACGTCTGATTGCGGGGTTGGAGATGCCGGATAGCGGTAAAATCTTGCTGACGGGTAAAGATGCGACCAATCAAAGCGTACAGGATCGGAATATTGGGTTTGTATTTCAGCACTACGCTTTGTTCAAACATATGACGGTACGCCAAAACGTCGCCTTTGGGATGGAAATTCGCAAAGCCACCAAAGGGAAAGTTAAAGGGCGGGTAGAAGAATTATTAGAGTTAGTGCAATTAAAAGGATTGGGCGATCGCTATCCTTCGCAGCTTTCAGGCGGACAGAGACAAAGAGTTGCCTTGGCGCGGGCGCTAGCGGTAGAACCAAAAGTTTTGTTACTAGACGAACCCTTCGGGGCGCTAGATGCCAAAGTGCGGAAAGATTTACGCGCCTGGTTGCGCCGCCTCCACGATGAAGTCCACGTTACGACAGTATTTGTCACCCACGACCAAGAAGAGGCGATGGAAGTTGCTGATGAAATTGTCGTGATGAATAAAGGTAAAGTCGAACAGGTAGGAACACCAGCCCAAATTTACGACCATCCCGCCACTGCATTCGTAATGAGTTTCATTGGTCCAGTGAACGTGTTACCGAGTACGGCGAAAATATTTCAGGGTAACGGGTTTGATTCTGCCCACCCGGAAATCTTCCTGCGTCCTCAGGATGTGGCGATCGAGACAGAACCCAACGGTACGAGTGTCCCCGCGAGAGTCAGTCGGATTATTCATCTCGGCTGGGAAATTCAGGCAGAGTTAACTTTAGATGACGGACAAGTGGTGATGGCGCATCTCACCCGCGATCGCTTCGACCAACTGCAACTCGAACCGCAGCAAAAGGTTTATGTCAAACCCAGAGAAGCGAAATCTTTTCCGTTATACTATTCGATTTAA